A section of the Candidatus Nitrosacidococcus sp. I8 genome encodes:
- the serS gene encoding serine--tRNA ligase, which yields MIDPKLLRNDLKNTANQLLKRNFVLDTTTFSTLEAKRKDIQAHTQKLQAERNQRSKEIGLAKGQGQDIAPLLTEVAHLGDQLDRTKAELEQIQAQLEIAAVGIPNIPDSSVPEGIDDQDNIEVRCWGIPPTFHFPPKDHVDLGEHLGMDFETAAKISGARFSTLVGPLALLHRALIQMMLDVHTHEHNYCEVYIPYMVNQDSLRGTGQLPKFEEDLFKIEGSKYYLIPTAEVPITNLVRNEIIPAEKLPLKYVAHTPCFRSEAGSYGKDTRGMIRQHQFEKVELVQIVRPEDSWRAHEKLTSHAETILQRLELPYRVMNLCTGDLGFASSKTYDLEVWLPGQHAYREISSCSNFLDFQARRMQIRWRDPEIQKPMLAHTLNGSGLAVGRTLVAVMENYQLADGSIEIPKALRPYMKGVSKIHPSF from the coding sequence ATGATTGATCCTAAACTACTTAGAAATGATTTAAAAAATACTGCTAATCAGCTCCTGAAACGTAATTTTGTTTTAGACACTACTACCTTTTCTACACTAGAGGCTAAACGCAAAGATATCCAAGCACATACTCAGAAACTACAAGCAGAACGCAATCAGAGATCCAAAGAAATTGGCTTAGCAAAAGGTCAAGGTCAAGATATTGCTCCACTTCTTACTGAAGTTGCACATTTAGGAGATCAATTGGATCGTACTAAAGCAGAGCTAGAACAGATCCAAGCACAATTAGAAATTGCAGCTGTAGGTATTCCAAATATTCCAGATTCAAGTGTCCCTGAAGGGATAGATGATCAAGACAATATAGAAGTAAGATGTTGGGGTATTCCACCCACTTTCCATTTCCCCCCTAAAGATCATGTAGATTTAGGTGAGCATTTAGGTATGGATTTTGAAACTGCAGCGAAAATTAGTGGTGCTCGGTTTTCTACTCTAGTAGGGCCCTTAGCCCTTTTGCATCGGGCCTTAATTCAAATGATGCTTGATGTACATACTCATGAGCATAATTATTGTGAAGTCTATATTCCTTATATGGTAAATCAAGATTCACTGCGGGGTACTGGGCAACTACCTAAATTTGAAGAAGACTTATTTAAAATTGAAGGAAGTAAATATTACTTAATTCCTACTGCTGAAGTTCCCATAACCAATCTTGTACGTAATGAAATTATTCCAGCAGAAAAACTACCTTTAAAGTATGTAGCCCATACCCCATGTTTTCGCAGTGAAGCAGGATCCTATGGGAAAGATACTCGGGGCATGATTCGCCAGCATCAATTTGAAAAAGTTGAACTAGTACAAATTGTACGTCCTGAAGATTCTTGGAGAGCTCATGAGAAACTTACTTCCCATGCTGAAACTATTTTGCAGAGATTAGAATTACCTTATCGGGTTATGAATCTTTGTACTGGAGATCTTGGTTTTGCCAGTAGTAAAACTTATGACCTAGAAGTATGGCTACCCGGGCAACATGCCTATCGAGAAATTTCTTCTTGCAGTAATTTTTTAGACTTTCAAGCACGTAGAATGCAAATTCGCTGGCGAGATCCTGAAATTCAAAAACCTATGTTAGCCCATACCCTTAATGGTTCAGGTCTTGCAGTTGGGCGTACTCTCGTCGCTGTTATGGAAAATTACCAACTTGCCGATGGATCTATTGAGATTCCAAAAGCATTACGTCCTTATATGAAAGGTGTTTCTAAAATTCATCCTTCTTTCTAA
- a CDS encoding tryptophan--tRNA ligase, with protein sequence MNPLQSQRVLSGMRPTGQLHLGHYHGVLRNWVQLQHQYHCFFFVADWHALTTEYENPQTIAPNIWDMVIDWLAVGIDPEIATLFIQSRVPEHAELHLLLSMITPLSWLERVPTYKDQQQKLKDKDLSTYGFLGYPLLQSADILIYKATQVPVGEDQVPHVEITREVARHFNHLYGYESNYESLIDLAIKKMDKKSAKTYQQLRNKFQEQGDSAALVEAKSLVEIQQNLAIQDQERLINYLEGTGKTILPEPQALLTPAARMPGLDGQKMSKSYGNTITLRDSSDQISKKIKTMPTDPARVRRTDPGNPDKCPVWQFHLLYSNDEIKQWVQTGCRSANIGCIDCKQPVIEAMQAELQPIRERGEEYAHKNIVHEIIHEGSIKAQKIAHQTIIEVREAMGLNN encoded by the coding sequence TTGAATCCACTCCAATCTCAACGTGTTCTTTCAGGCATGCGCCCTACAGGTCAGCTACACTTAGGTCATTATCATGGAGTGCTTAGAAATTGGGTTCAATTACAGCATCAATACCATTGTTTCTTCTTTGTTGCCGATTGGCATGCACTTACTACAGAATATGAAAATCCCCAAACAATTGCCCCTAATATTTGGGATATGGTAATCGATTGGCTTGCTGTGGGCATTGATCCTGAAATAGCAACTTTATTTATTCAATCAAGGGTACCGGAACATGCAGAGTTACACTTACTTCTCTCCATGATTACTCCTTTAAGCTGGCTAGAGCGTGTACCCACTTATAAGGATCAGCAGCAAAAATTAAAAGATAAGGATTTATCCACCTATGGGTTTCTAGGTTATCCTCTGTTACAAAGTGCAGATATTTTAATTTATAAGGCAACTCAAGTACCGGTAGGAGAAGATCAAGTACCTCATGTAGAAATTACTCGAGAAGTTGCTCGCCACTTTAATCATCTTTATGGTTATGAATCTAACTATGAATCACTTATAGATTTAGCCATTAAAAAAATGGATAAAAAAAGTGCAAAAACTTATCAGCAACTACGAAATAAATTTCAAGAACAAGGGGATAGTGCTGCATTAGTGGAGGCAAAATCTTTAGTAGAAATACAGCAAAATCTTGCTATTCAGGATCAGGAGCGATTAATAAACTATCTAGAGGGTACTGGCAAAACCATTCTCCCTGAACCTCAAGCACTACTCACGCCTGCTGCTCGTATGCCTGGGTTAGATGGACAAAAAATGTCTAAATCTTATGGTAATACTATTACCCTACGAGATTCATCGGATCAAATTTCAAAAAAAATAAAAACTATGCCTACAGATCCTGCCCGGGTACGGCGAACTGATCCTGGTAATCCAGATAAATGCCCTGTATGGCAATTTCATCTTCTATACTCCAATGATGAAATTAAGCAGTGGGTACAAACTGGCTGTAGATCTGCCAATATCGGCTGTATCGACTGTAAGCAGCCTGTAATTGAAGCAATGCAAGCTGAATTGCAACCTATTCGAGAGCGAGGAGAGGAATATGCTCATAAGAATATAGTTCATGAAATTATTCATGAGGGAAGTATTAAAGCTCAAAAGATTGCGCATCAAACCATAATAGAAGTCCGAGAGGCAATGGGATTAAATAATTAG
- a CDS encoding site-2 protease family protein — MTELSTIQYIAIWVLPVLFAVTVHEVAHGWVALQLGDYTAKTMGRLTLNPLRHVDPIGTLIVPGILLILGGIVFGWAKPVPVSWDRLRNPKRDMAIVAIAGPIANLIMAISWALIARLGMSLTENLPILGIPLAYMGTAGVFINAILMIVNLVPLPPLDGGRVLVGLLPNPLAYKVSRIEPYGILLLLILLLTGTLWFILWPIVSQFISILISLVRIPEWEFTKGLAALLGSH; from the coding sequence GTGACTGAATTATCTACTATACAATACATTGCAATTTGGGTATTACCAGTGCTTTTTGCAGTGACCGTTCATGAAGTAGCCCATGGCTGGGTAGCACTTCAGCTCGGAGATTATACCGCTAAAACAATGGGGCGCTTAACCTTAAATCCTTTACGTCATGTAGATCCTATAGGTACGTTAATTGTCCCTGGTATTTTACTTATTTTAGGAGGAATAGTCTTTGGTTGGGCTAAGCCAGTACCTGTGTCGTGGGATAGATTACGCAACCCAAAGCGAGATATGGCGATTGTGGCTATTGCAGGACCTATTGCTAATTTAATTATGGCTATCTCATGGGCGTTAATCGCTCGTCTAGGAATGAGTTTAACCGAAAACCTACCAATACTTGGTATTCCCCTTGCTTATATGGGCACTGCGGGTGTATTTATTAATGCAATTTTAATGATAGTTAATTTAGTTCCGTTACCTCCTTTAGATGGTGGAAGAGTATTGGTAGGATTACTTCCAAACCCACTTGCCTATAAGGTAAGCCGAATTGAGCCCTATGGTATTTTATTACTGCTTATTCTGCTTCTTACAGGAACACTATGGTTTATTCTTTGGCCTATAGTCAGTCAATTTATATCTATATTAATATCTTTAGTTCGCATTCCAGAATGGGAATTTACTAAAGGATTAGCAGCTTTGCTTGGATCGCATTAA